Proteins encoded within one genomic window of Waddliaceae bacterium:
- the gyrB gene encoding DNA topoisomerase (ATP-hydrolyzing) subunit B, which translates to MEEGKHYESSDITVLEGLQAVRERPGMYIGDTGLNGLHHLVTEVVDNCIDEAMAGHCSAIHVTLHKDQSVTVEDNGRGIPVAKHVEQSRKQGKDVSALEVVMTILHAGGKFDKSAYKVSGGLHGVGISCVNALSERLEVSVARDGKKHRMEFERGIPTGTIEEIGDTEKRGTKVTFWADPEIFDVVDFEYERLVKRLRELAFLNKGINVYFRDERDIDKEDVQFCYEGGLKSFVSYLNEHKEPMFPEPIYFHGVKDGDDGPIEVEVAMQWNGGFKELVHSYVNNIVTGHGGTHLTGFSTALTRVLNTYIKNNNILRNDKMAISGDDMREGLTAVISAKVANPQFEGQTKQRLGNADVGSIVQQIVGEELNVYLGENPAIAKTIAQKSILAARAREAAKKARDLTLRKSVLDSARLPGKLTDCQERDPAKCEIYIVEGDSAGGSAKMGRDRRFQAILPIRGKIINVEKARLEKVLKNREVGTMISALGCGIGAENFNLEKLRYHKVIIMTDADVDGSHIRTLLLTFFYRHMTSLVENNYIYIAQPPLYCVTRKKHKRYIASEREMDDYLLELGRSDITLKKVSDGTTIDKEEVGHLVSLILDIEALIATVERKGVPFREFLAAKSDVGALARFQVTLGEEKRFVYTDKEFENLAVEHEEKQRRDYEEHLQKIPPEEITEEDKLFRPRALPCTELFEEKAMENIRHGLARFNIDLENYITPNGGLYDIVEDKGEKTKIYILKELIDFMRVNGRRGIEIQRYKGLGEMNADQLWETTMDPEKRTLLRVTVPDAVDADHMFTMLMGEEVAPRRGFIEKYALSVKNLDV; encoded by the coding sequence ATGGAAGAAGGAAAACACTACGAATCAAGCGATATCACCGTCCTTGAAGGACTTCAAGCCGTACGGGAAAGACCAGGGATGTATATCGGCGATACAGGCCTCAACGGCCTTCATCACCTAGTCACCGAAGTCGTTGACAACTGCATCGATGAAGCTATGGCAGGACACTGCTCCGCGATACATGTTACCCTACATAAAGACCAGTCAGTCACAGTAGAAGATAACGGACGCGGTATTCCCGTAGCGAAGCATGTAGAGCAGTCGCGTAAGCAGGGGAAAGACGTCTCCGCTTTGGAAGTCGTGATGACGATACTACACGCCGGAGGTAAGTTCGATAAAAGCGCTTACAAGGTGTCAGGAGGCCTCCACGGAGTAGGAATTTCTTGTGTAAACGCATTGTCAGAACGACTCGAAGTCTCCGTCGCTCGCGACGGAAAAAAACACCGCATGGAGTTCGAACGCGGCATCCCAACAGGCACCATCGAAGAAATTGGCGATACTGAGAAACGCGGCACTAAGGTAACATTCTGGGCAGACCCCGAGATTTTCGATGTCGTAGATTTCGAATACGAACGCCTCGTTAAGAGACTCCGTGAGCTTGCCTTCCTAAACAAAGGAATCAACGTATATTTCCGTGACGAACGCGATATCGATAAAGAAGATGTGCAGTTCTGCTACGAAGGCGGCCTTAAATCATTCGTTTCATACCTCAACGAGCATAAAGAGCCGATGTTCCCAGAACCGATATATTTCCATGGCGTAAAAGATGGCGATGACGGCCCTATAGAAGTAGAAGTAGCTATGCAATGGAACGGAGGCTTCAAAGAGCTTGTCCATTCGTATGTAAATAACATCGTTACAGGACACGGAGGCACACACCTGACAGGGTTCTCGACGGCATTGACGCGTGTCCTAAACACATATATCAAGAACAATAACATCCTCAGAAATGATAAGATGGCGATCTCCGGCGACGATATGCGCGAAGGCCTTACAGCAGTGATCTCAGCAAAAGTGGCAAACCCGCAGTTCGAAGGACAGACGAAGCAGCGCCTCGGTAACGCCGATGTAGGCTCTATAGTACAGCAGATCGTCGGTGAAGAGCTAAACGTATACCTCGGCGAAAACCCCGCTATAGCGAAAACGATAGCGCAGAAATCAATACTAGCAGCGCGAGCGCGTGAGGCAGCGAAAAAAGCTCGAGACCTCACACTAAGGAAGAGCGTCCTCGACAGCGCAAGACTTCCAGGAAAACTTACCGACTGTCAAGAACGCGACCCGGCAAAATGTGAGATATATATCGTCGAAGGGGACTCAGCAGGAGGCTCAGCGAAGATGGGCAGAGACCGACGCTTCCAAGCGATACTCCCAATACGCGGTAAGATAATAAACGTCGAAAAAGCACGATTAGAGAAAGTCCTAAAAAACCGTGAAGTTGGGACGATGATATCAGCACTAGGATGCGGTATCGGAGCAGAAAATTTCAACCTCGAAAAATTGCGATATCATAAAGTAATAATAATGACAGATGCCGATGTCGATGGCTCGCATATAAGAACGCTCCTCCTTACTTTCTTCTACAGACATATGACCTCCCTAGTAGAAAATAACTACATATATATCGCACAACCACCACTATACTGCGTTACAAGGAAAAAACATAAACGCTATATCGCATCAGAACGTGAGATGGATGACTACCTACTAGAGCTAGGACGCTCAGATATCACACTAAAAAAGGTCTCCGATGGCACCACAATCGATAAAGAAGAGGTCGGACACCTCGTATCTCTTATCCTCGACATCGAAGCTTTGATAGCGACAGTAGAGCGTAAAGGCGTGCCCTTCAGGGAATTCCTCGCAGCGAAAAGCGATGTAGGGGCGTTGGCGCGTTTCCAGGTGACACTAGGAGAAGAAAAAAGATTCGTATATACCGATAAAGAGTTCGAGAACCTCGCTGTAGAACACGAAGAAAAACAGCGCCGCGATTATGAAGAACATCTGCAGAAAATACCTCCCGAAGAAATCACTGAAGAAGATAAACTCTTTAGACCAAGAGCACTGCCTTGTACAGAGCTCTTCGAAGAGAAAGCTATGGAAAATATACGCCACGGACTAGCACGTTTTAATATAGACCTCGAAAATTATATCACCCCTAATGGCGGCCTGTACGATATCGTCGAAGATAAAGGCGAGAAGACGAAAATATATATCCTAAAAGAGCTTATCGACTTCATGCGCGTAAATGGAAGACGCGGCATAGAAATACAACGTTATAAAGGTCTAGGTGAAATGAACGCTGACCAGCTGTGGGAGACGACGATGGACCCAGAAAAACGTACGCTTTTACGCGTCACCGTTCCCGATGCCGTAGACGCCGACCATATGTTCACAATGCTTATGGGCGAAGAAGTAGCACCACGACGAGGGTTTATAGAGAAATACGCCCTTTCTGTTAAGAATTTAGACGTATAA
- a CDS encoding DUF721 domain-containing protein, whose translation MRKTGRRTYKGIGRRTPRGYDGIHTTSHRLGEVLPLVLKRIGRSYESRGDLIIMAWPEVIGEKLAAMTKAVEFEDGKLFVKVKNSTLYSLLNREYKSRLLKSLRDKFPGTNIKTIIFRIN comes from the coding sequence ATGCGAAAAACTGGTCGACGTACATATAAGGGCATTGGTCGACGTACGCCTCGGGGCTATGATGGTATACATACAACAAGCCATAGACTCGGAGAGGTTCTGCCGCTCGTCCTAAAAAGAATAGGAAGGTCATATGAAAGCCGTGGTGATCTCATCATTATGGCATGGCCAGAGGTTATCGGCGAAAAGCTCGCAGCAATGACAAAAGCAGTAGAATTCGAAGACGGGAAACTCTTCGTAAAGGTAAAGAACTCTACGCTTTACAGTCTCCTCAACAGAGAATATAAGTCCAGACTCCTCAAAAGCTTGCGTGACAAGTTCCCAGGAACCAATATCAAAACCATAATTTTCCGTATTAACTAA
- a CDS encoding dTMP kinase produces MFITFEGGEGSGKSTAIERLALELQKRNLPIVITREPGGSKLSEVIRQWLLSNETDAAVGDRAELLLFLAARAQHVEELIKPAINDGKIVLCDRFNDSSIAYQGHARGFGAEEVETLCSFACDNIWPELTFFFDIDPKIGLARLDGNDRIESEDIDFHNTVREGFLAQAKKYPERYCIIDATQTKDGVYNDVLTAFEQKYS; encoded by the coding sequence ATGTTTATCACTTTCGAAGGCGGAGAAGGGTCGGGGAAATCGACAGCAATAGAACGCTTGGCATTAGAGCTGCAAAAACGGAACCTCCCTATAGTAATAACGCGCGAGCCAGGAGGCTCTAAGCTTAGCGAAGTGATACGACAGTGGCTTCTCAGCAACGAAACCGATGCCGCCGTCGGCGACCGCGCAGAACTCCTCCTTTTCCTAGCAGCACGAGCACAACACGTCGAAGAACTAATAAAACCCGCCATCAACGACGGAAAAATAGTGCTGTGCGACAGGTTCAACGACTCGTCAATAGCATACCAAGGACACGCCAGAGGCTTCGGCGCCGAAGAAGTCGAGACACTATGTTCCTTCGCATGCGATAACATATGGCCAGAACTAACATTTTTCTTCGACATCGATCCCAAAATTGGCCTCGCAAGACTCGATGGTAACGACCGCATAGAATCCGAAGATATCGACTTCCACAACACCGTAAGAGAAGGATTCCTCGCACAGGCAAAAAAATATCCAGAACGCTACTGTATAATCGACGCAACACAAACAAAAGATGGCGTATATAACGACGTCCTCACAGCTTTCGAGCAAAAATATTCATGA
- a CDS encoding diphosphate--fructose-6-phosphate 1-phosphotransferase — translation MSKSPLHQARLSYAPKLPLILQEVSYLEHSEGESTSAAANVEALKNLFACTFGQPLVLFNKGERRECPPLRVGVLLSGGQASGGHNVIAGIFDALKALNPDSVLYGFLKGPNGIIDNDTIEITAELLEGYRNQGGFDMIASSRTKIETKEQFESSLKTVRDLSLDGVVIIGGDDSNTNAAMLAEYFESSQCRTRVIGVPKTIDGDLKNKYIETSFGFDTACKIYSELIGNIARDALSAQKYTFFIKLMGRSASHITLECAMQTHPNIAIIGEEVHAANKTIADVTKDICDVICLRAKEGKNYGVVLIPEGLIEFIPEFGILIKELNEVVDRISDEEDRIAAVINLLPENLKECFTSLPRTIQEQLLFDRDPHGNVQVSRIETEKLLIATVTTELSKRKEAGKYVGKFSPQNNFFGYEGRAALPSNFDSDYCYALGYNASALIAHGFSGYMSCIQALNKPVEEWKALGIPITMMMNIEKRHGQSKAVIKKALVDLEGDLFATFKAESKKWATNDDYRYPGPIQFFGDPEITDNITLTLEHIS, via the coding sequence ATGTCAAAAAGTCCTTTACATCAGGCACGACTAAGCTACGCTCCTAAGCTTCCATTAATTTTGCAGGAGGTCTCATATCTCGAGCATTCGGAGGGCGAATCTACTAGTGCTGCTGCCAATGTCGAGGCTTTAAAGAATTTATTTGCATGTACTTTTGGGCAGCCGCTAGTGCTTTTCAATAAAGGAGAGCGTAGGGAATGCCCTCCTTTACGTGTAGGCGTCCTTCTTTCCGGCGGGCAGGCTTCTGGCGGCCATAATGTCATCGCAGGCATCTTTGATGCTTTGAAGGCGTTAAACCCCGACAGCGTCTTGTATGGCTTTTTAAAAGGCCCTAACGGGATCATCGACAACGATACCATCGAGATCACTGCCGAATTGTTGGAAGGCTACCGAAACCAGGGAGGCTTTGACATGATAGCGTCGAGCCGCACGAAGATCGAGACGAAGGAGCAATTTGAGTCTTCGCTGAAGACGGTCCGCGACCTTTCTCTTGACGGTGTTGTTATTATTGGTGGTGATGATTCCAACACCAATGCCGCGATGCTTGCGGAGTATTTCGAGAGTTCGCAGTGTCGCACTCGTGTTATCGGTGTTCCCAAGACCATTGACGGCGACCTCAAAAACAAATATATTGAGACATCTTTCGGCTTCGACACGGCTTGTAAGATATATTCCGAGCTTATCGGCAACATTGCCCGCGACGCTCTTTCTGCGCAGAAGTATACTTTCTTTATAAAGCTTATGGGTCGTTCTGCTTCGCATATCACGTTAGAGTGTGCCATGCAGACGCATCCTAATATAGCGATCATCGGCGAAGAGGTCCATGCTGCCAATAAAACTATCGCCGACGTCACCAAAGACATCTGCGATGTTATCTGTCTTCGCGCCAAAGAAGGTAAGAACTACGGCGTCGTTCTAATCCCTGAAGGGCTCATAGAATTCATCCCAGAGTTTGGTATTCTTATCAAAGAGCTCAATGAGGTCGTCGACAGGATCTCCGACGAAGAAGACCGCATTGCCGCCGTAATAAACCTTCTTCCCGAAAACTTAAAAGAATGTTTTACTTCTTTACCGAGAACCATCCAGGAGCAGCTTCTTTTCGACCGCGATCCTCATGGAAATGTCCAGGTGTCGCGTATCGAGACCGAGAAGCTTCTCATCGCCACCGTCACCACCGAGCTCAGCAAAAGAAAAGAAGCAGGAAAATACGTTGGGAAGTTCTCTCCACAAAATAACTTCTTCGGGTATGAAGGTCGTGCAGCGTTGCCGTCGAACTTCGATAGCGACTACTGCTACGCCTTAGGATATAATGCTTCAGCGCTTATCGCCCATGGTTTTTCTGGGTATATGAGCTGCATCCAAGCCCTCAACAAGCCCGTAGAAGAGTGGAAGGCGCTAGGGATACCGATAACGATGATGATGAACATCGAAAAGCGCCACGGGCAGTCTAAGGCAGTAATAAAAAAAGCCCTCGTCGACCTCGAAGGAGATCTTTTCGCTACCTTTAAAGCCGAGAGCAAAAAATGGGCCACTAACGACGACTACCGCTATCCCGGCCCCATACAGTTTTTCGGAGATCCAGAAATAACAGACAATATAACCCTAACATTGGAGCATATATCATGA
- the gyrA gene encoding DNA topoisomerase (ATP-hydrolyzing) subunit A, with amino-acid sequence MTDYTKDESILLRNVEDEVKESYLRYSMSVIISRALPDARDGLKPSQRRILYAMRQLNLSPGGKHRKCAKISGDTSGDYHPHGEQVIYPTLVRMSQDWIMRYTLVDGQGNFGSIDGDPPAAMRYTEAKLTHAAMNLMEDLDKDTVDMIPNYDETKKEPVVFPAKFPNLLCNGSSGIAVGMATNIPPHNLRELVEATMLVLENPLTTVDDILKVMPGPDFPTGGTICGFKGIYDAFSTGRGKLVIRAVTHIEDIAGPGERQRIVVDELPYNVNKSRLIEHIADLINGKEITGISDLRDESDKDGMRIVVDLKRGEITDVIVNQLFKHTEMQSSFGCNMLALDKGLPRTMNVKQMISSWIEHRIEVIRRRTRYELNKAESRAHILEGYLKAIDSLDEVVRIIRSSANRLEAKNELVERFEFTERQVNAVLDLRLYQLTGMESEKIQDEYDQLVITIQNLKDILSSEGLVKDIIREELQAVQKGHKGERKTQIVAAETDMEMEDLIANEPVVITISQDDYIKRMPVDTFREQRRGGQGIAGMQMHRNDDIIKRLYVAHTHDYLLVFTSLGRCYWIKVWRIPETGRKSKGKALVNLLGDMQPDEHVAAVVRVSSFDEEASIFTTTRNGIVKKTALEAFSHPRRKGVYAVTIDEGDEVISVRMVSEDQKIMLFTKKGMAVRFNEKKVRSMGRTARGVRGITLRDDKENPDEVVTCQVVDGDETMFTICENGFGKRSRVEDFRETNRGGIGVRSIITSERNGAVIGALPVTDDNGIIMMSSGGQTIRIPVEGMRVQGRNTQGVKLVNLKKKDTLVAMQKVESFKDEDDNDEDCEEENFLPVTPTEDSIGEEIIETEEVIETEEVVEAIEAPEQDIEEEEHEE; translated from the coding sequence ATGACCGACTACACAAAAGATGAGTCGATATTGCTTCGTAATGTCGAAGACGAAGTTAAAGAAAGCTACCTGCGATATTCGATGTCAGTGATAATATCACGAGCATTACCAGATGCTCGCGATGGGCTTAAACCTTCACAGCGTAGAATACTATACGCTATGAGACAGCTGAACCTGTCGCCAGGAGGCAAACACCGTAAATGCGCAAAGATCTCCGGTGATACTTCAGGAGACTACCACCCACACGGTGAGCAGGTGATATACCCAACACTAGTAAGGATGTCGCAAGACTGGATAATGCGGTATACCCTCGTCGATGGACAGGGAAATTTCGGCTCTATCGACGGTGACCCTCCAGCAGCAATGCGTTATACAGAAGCGAAACTAACACACGCCGCAATGAACCTTATGGAAGATCTCGACAAAGATACCGTCGATATGATCCCTAACTACGACGAAACAAAAAAAGAACCCGTAGTGTTTCCAGCAAAATTTCCTAACCTCCTTTGTAATGGATCCTCAGGGATAGCAGTAGGGATGGCGACGAATATCCCTCCACATAATCTACGAGAACTCGTAGAAGCGACAATGCTCGTCCTCGAGAACCCGCTAACCACCGTCGACGATATCCTTAAAGTAATGCCAGGACCAGACTTCCCAACAGGAGGGACGATATGCGGCTTTAAAGGAATATACGATGCCTTCAGCACCGGAAGAGGGAAACTCGTCATCCGCGCAGTAACGCATATCGAAGATATCGCAGGGCCAGGAGAACGACAGCGTATCGTCGTCGATGAGCTGCCGTACAACGTCAACAAATCACGACTAATAGAACATATCGCCGACCTCATCAACGGAAAAGAGATAACAGGAATCTCTGACCTCCGCGATGAGAGCGACAAAGACGGAATGCGTATCGTCGTAGACCTAAAACGTGGAGAGATAACAGACGTCATAGTAAACCAGCTGTTTAAACATACAGAGATGCAATCGTCTTTCGGATGTAACATGCTAGCACTAGATAAAGGCCTCCCAAGGACGATGAACGTCAAGCAGATGATATCATCGTGGATAGAACACCGCATCGAAGTGATACGACGCAGGACGCGCTACGAGCTAAATAAAGCAGAATCCCGAGCGCATATCTTAGAAGGATACCTCAAAGCCATCGATAGCCTCGACGAGGTTGTGAGGATAATACGCTCCAGCGCAAACCGTCTAGAAGCAAAAAACGAGCTAGTAGAACGCTTCGAGTTCACAGAAAGACAGGTAAACGCCGTCCTAGACCTGCGCCTATACCAGCTCACAGGCATGGAAAGTGAGAAAATCCAAGACGAATACGACCAGCTTGTCATAACAATACAAAACCTTAAAGATATCCTCTCCAGTGAAGGCCTCGTAAAAGATATCATAAGAGAAGAGCTGCAAGCTGTACAAAAAGGACATAAAGGCGAGCGTAAGACGCAGATCGTCGCGGCAGAAACCGATATGGAGATGGAAGATCTCATCGCTAACGAGCCAGTAGTAATAACAATATCACAGGACGACTACATAAAACGTATGCCCGTCGATACCTTCCGTGAACAACGCCGCGGAGGACAGGGGATAGCAGGGATGCAGATGCATCGCAATGACGACATAATAAAAAGACTGTACGTAGCACATACTCACGACTACCTACTTGTATTTACCTCCCTAGGACGCTGCTACTGGATTAAAGTGTGGAGAATTCCCGAAACAGGACGTAAATCAAAAGGTAAAGCGCTAGTGAACCTACTCGGTGATATGCAGCCCGATGAACACGTCGCCGCTGTAGTGCGCGTGAGTTCTTTCGACGAAGAGGCTTCAATATTTACCACCACACGAAATGGTATAGTGAAAAAGACCGCACTAGAAGCTTTCAGTCACCCACGACGTAAAGGAGTATACGCCGTGACTATCGACGAAGGCGACGAAGTTATCTCTGTACGTATGGTTAGCGAAGACCAGAAAATTATGCTCTTCACAAAGAAAGGTATGGCAGTACGCTTCAACGAAAAGAAAGTTAGAAGCATGGGACGTACCGCACGAGGCGTTAGAGGGATAACATTGCGCGACGACAAAGAAAACCCCGACGAAGTTGTTACATGCCAAGTCGTCGACGGCGACGAGACGATGTTCACAATATGTGAGAACGGCTTTGGAAAACGCTCGCGCGTAGAAGACTTCCGTGAGACAAACCGTGGAGGAATAGGCGTAAGATCGATAATAACTAGCGAACGTAACGGCGCAGTAATAGGAGCGCTTCCAGTTACTGACGATAATGGTATCATAATGATGTCGTCAGGAGGACAGACGATACGTATCCCCGTAGAAGGTATGCGTGTACAAGGACGTAACACACAAGGCGTCAAACTCGTAAACCTCAAAAAGAAAGACACTCTCGTCGCTATGCAGAAAGTCGAAAGCTTCAAAGACGAAGACGACAACGACGAAGACTGCGAAGAAGAAAATTTCCTCCCAGTAACACCAACAGAAGACTCTATCGGAGAAGAAATCATCGAAACAGAAGAGGTCATCGAAACAGAAGAAGTCGTTGAGGCTATAGAAGCACCAGAACAAGACATCGAGGAAGAAGAACACGAGGAATAA